Below is a genomic region from Pleuronectes platessa chromosome 2, fPlePla1.1, whole genome shotgun sequence.
CCAATCTACCGGTGATTCTAAAGACAGCatgttgttatcaaatattttttgtcACTGGTTTAGTCAGTGAACTcacatttgaaatgtttgtcgcagcagcagaacatagtTGGAGTTTGGTGTCTAGTCTCTTCCCCAGATATGATTACACAGATATAATGGGAATAAAGAGCCTACAGGTGAATGCtgggtggtggaggggcagaATCGATCGGCAATAAGAGACAGACGCAGGGCAACGGACATATTaacaagcagagggagagatgggaaaTCTTTGCAGCTTAAATAGAATGCCAAATTGGGAGGGTGTTTATAATAGAGTGTGGAGTTGTGCAGAGTGTGGCATGTCACATGATTAGAGCCCGAGTTGACTGCCTGAACTAGTGGTGGCTAACACGTCTGTATCTAAGCTCTATATGTATCAATGTACTCAGACCTAATTAATGTGATGCATAAAATAAGATGTAAAGTGTGATGATGCATGTTGTTGTCAGGGACGGCGTACTCAGATGTGAGTTGTAAACGGTGTCCTACTGGGACGTTCTCCGACACCAGATCCTTCACGGACCCCTGTCGGCCTCACACCGAGTGAGTGAaggaaggacacacactgttctcAGCCCTTTAGAAACTCAAACCTTTGACCTAgtgctttgtttttcttacaGCTGTCAGGGGAAGGCTGTTGTTACACAAGGCAACACTGTGTCCGACACCCTGTGTGAAGAAGGGGTTGTTCATTCCAACTTGCTTCAAGACACAACCAAAGGGTATCAGCCTGGCACTTTGTTTTCGACTGCAGGTACAATAAGGAGCACAGTCTTGGCGATCTCAGACGCCACACTGTCCGTCAGTGCAACTGTTTCAAATGAAGTATTCAACCATTCAACGACTAGCCTACCACCATACAGACCACCTGGAATTTCACTGGGTATGACAATTGATTTGCTGTATCTAAGCAGTCGTTATGCGAAAACTGTGAGGTCTAATTAGTATtaaatatttctctctctctctctctctgccttgttTTGTCCATGTTCACCTCTGTGTTAGCTGCCATCGTTTCCGGAGTCATTGGAATCCTTTTGcttttcattataattattCTGGTATTCCTTTGTAAAGCAGTCAGGTGCAAAGGTAACTATATCCTGCAGCAAAAAGGGGATATTAATTATTCTCTAGTTCTTTTGGAAAAAGATGATTGTATCTAGATTATATTTATCTTCTGTATCAACTTGAAATACAGGATAATAATGACCATTATTTGGCCACATCTTTATCATGACATATTGTTGAACATTTTCACATCAATTTTCATTGTTAACTGCATGTTCactctgcttttttttcccAGATGCTGAAAAATTTCACCCGAAAGTAGATGCCAATGGCAACTGTGAGAGAGATAAAGTGAGTCATCTACTGCTTTTCTTCTGTGAgaatgaaaatatgaatctCATTACAAAAGCTCTGCACTCACACGAAAACTCTGTTTTTGTTGACACTTTGAGAACTTTCCTCTTTATGAAATCTTTTTAATGACATTTGGCACTTatttacacagacacattttatttatatatctatttaCATAATTATATCTATTTTATTGCTCTATTATGTGACATGATTAAGAAAAGTGCTATACATTAAAGtgtattattgtcattattaccatttattattattattatatgtggAATTTCAATAACATTATTTCTGAGGTTGTAGTTAAAGGTGCTTGTGTATTAGAACACATTATATAAACTGTGAAGTTAATGCGGTCTCCTATATGAAGGGGGTGAATCTTCGAAATACATCTGAATATAATTAAGCACTGTCACAATGACCTATGACCTCAGTGATAAAACTTTAAATGAATCAACACCTCTGTGACAGGGTCAAGAGAACTGAACATTATAGGGATAAGAGTGGACTTTGTGGTAGAACAGCTGCAATAGGTTGCATTAGACTGTACatatgtcactaataaaggggCCATTGACTGTAGCAGTGGCCGTAACTTAtactaaaataataaatgtcaCAATCTTTTTCTACAGGAGATCACTCAGAGTGATTTGGAGGAAACGCAGCTGATGTGTTTCACAGTTACGTGTCCAGAACAACAGTCTCTACTTGACAAAGCGGGAGCCTGCAGTGACTACAGTCAGTCCAGCAACTGCACCGACACCTTAACCGGAACAGACGGCGGTGGCAGCTACGACTCCATCGGCCCTTTGCAGTCTACGTTAGCTTTAAACAATTCATATCCTGCTGTGTCAAAGCCCCTGACTTTAATTTCCAACACAGAGCCTGTCACACCTCAGCCCAGTGTGCCCTCAGAGTCCTCCTCTCAGCCTACCAGCCCCCAGATCATCAGCCCCCTGAGCGCCAATCCCCAATTCAACGTCAACATCACTTTCCACATTGGGAACGGGTCTTGCGGGACACCGTCCGTCATGCCCACACACCTAACCGAATCAGACAGTCACCTCCCctttggagaggaggaggagtccttTAGCATTCCACAACAAGAAGATGGCAAACACCCGCTGAGGCCAGTGCAGGCCAGTGCaagttaatgtgtttgaatgaaatgCTTTGTTGTTAACATTAAATACAACCTGTAGGACTGTATGTTCTCATCAGGACAAGATGATGTGTGTCCATATCAAAAACATAATGCTGTCActgatatgtatatatgtatatacagaatactgtaaataaagttgTGAGTATTGCCTCTCCATTTGTGGCATAGCCTAAGTACAAGTAATTGCACATGAAAAAGGATGACAATTTTGCCATATCACTTTGAGTAGGGTAAAAtctatattttcatattttaacaatAGTATTTTATCATGATTAGATTCACAACttgtgaaatgtaaaatatacagTATGATGCAAAAGCAAAAAGATGCTTGATTGAAAATGAAGCTTTGTACAATAAACTTACAAAACACCAAGTTTTTGTGTAAACGTTGTTGTCATTCTTATAAGCGTTGTTTGTAACTTTTTAAGACCTTTGTCTTACTGTAGATGTATGTGGAAATAATGTTGAATatctttgtaaaaatatttcagACATCTGTAGAAATGATTGAAGTCCTTTGAACTATACTGAAAAGCTTTGCATACAAATATATTATACATATGTAAACAGACATTGGACacatttgtataaaaaaaaaagacaattgacaattgtagaaaaaaatattgaggacatttaaaaaaaaaaaagtattgaaGACCATTGATCAAAATTCAAAACCTTCGTAAAAATATCGAGAGAAATTTGTAGAAATATTGGGGACATACGTAGAAATACTGATAACTTTTGTAAAAACATATCGAAAACCTTTGTATATAAATGTCAAATACCTCCTACTGAGGCTGCTCCTTTTACTTGGATGTGTTTAGAGCAGATAAGGACTCAGTACATTCAGCTCTGTGTTGATCTCTATATTCCGTCCACAGCAGATAAACACGTGCATCGACCTGTCAGGAAACTCACCTGTTGTGGACACCCTGCGGACCAGCCTGACACCTGCTGGTGAAAGATGGACacggcagctgctgcagcttctctctcgTCCTGCTCGTGAAAACCTTCCCCGTGGCCGGTGACAGTTTATTTCAGCGGCAGCTCCTGCTCTGGTCTTTAGTGTTTTTTCTCTTACGGGTCACGTTACGGTTCCTGTCTCGTTTATTTGAACACGCTAGCTCGTTGAAACCGAGGTGGCTAACCATGCTATGCTAACTGGGGAAGTCTGATCCACTCCATCGTGAGAACGGGGAGTGAGACGTGGCTTTGTTTTCGTTAAGATTTATATTTACTCACcaattcacaaaaaaaatcataagAGAAATAAATCTTAACTCATATTTCAGACATGGTATATCCATACCCAAAGCGCAGGCACCTTGTAATGGCTGTGTTTGATAGACACACACCCCCCTGGCCGAGCAGCGTTGGTTCCGTCTGTTGCCCTGTGTGTCGCTCTCCTTCCTGAAAGAGGCTCGTATCAGATCCACCGACGTCGCTGCACTGAAGCGGGTGAGTTGAGgctcttctcctctgtttccaGCCATTCCTTCGTGTGTGAACTTTCATGTGAATGCACCCCGGCCCTTCGCACACTGCCCCCTGGGTTCACCTTTTGAGGAAGTCGCTTGTTAAGTTAGTATTTCGCCTCCTTTTGGGTGTTGTGCCTCTGCGCCCTCTCATCCTCCCGCTGGGGGCTGGAGGTGTCGTGGTCCTGCTCGGGTTTCTGTTTACAGAGGTGGATCAAGACATTGGAAGCCACACGTGTTACCGGGACACACGGCATGAGGGGCTCGTTGTCCTGTGGGAACCGGCATCGAACCTCTTTGAAAAGGAAGCTGGTTAACACCGGGggcggaggagggaggagaccaCACCGCTGCAGGTGTTTCCCTGTTTGCCTGTTGGTTGGTGCAGACACTCATCTGAGGCATAAACCCGTAAATCCTCCACAGTGACATGATGCAGCAAAGCGAAAACAAAAGTTCAGCTCGAGGTTCATATTATGGTTTCAGTTATTCAATGTTACAAAAGTCCCAAGTTACCTGATTACACGTGCTGCTGTGTAGGGCTGCATCTAGCATTCATTTCAATTGTCAGTCGTTGTTGTGGCATTCATTTTCtctaaaatgtcttttaattaTATGGTTTGGCCACCAACTTCCCTAAAAGctaagatttatttatttgatcccGAAAAGTAATCATGaaactgtaaataataatatttaataaggtGCTAGTTGTCagttttgccttttttatttttagaacaTATTATGTTGGAAAAACCACGAAGTCAACCAGAGCCAGGATTACTTTGTGCAACTGTGCAGGTTACAGTAGGAAAACAGACATTTGTAACAACTCATAAACTTCTTTATTTGCGTTATTTCATGAAGAAATAAGATAAAAGCCAATTCCTCAAAGATACCACAATTGCAGATTTTATGGATATGGTGGTGGGTGAAaatgaaactgtttttttatatatatatatattcatctcACAATTTTTATAAAAGTAATCATAATTCTGGAATCAGACCAAGTTGTACtggattcttccctgacacTTTCAGCATGTTTCCACAAAATGacatggtaatccatccagtagttttagCTTTATCCTCCAGGCAAATAAACAAATTCCAAGGAAAGCATAACTTCCTCGGTAGAGGTAACCAAACGTGTTCTGCATAGCACTGAAATCTCTCTTAGTACGATTATGTGTTGAGTCGGTCGTCTACTTTGTCCACTTTGTTAATATGTAACTGAGACAATCTTCTCCTGTTAATGATTTTTCCACTGTGAATATATCCCACCATGCACTAGATGATTATTATCTAGTAAAAGACAAGTTTAATTTTATCGTTGTTATTTATCATCTTTCTACAGACACAATAAAAGTAAAGTCCCAAGATTCCTGAAGGTCCTGTCTGTGGACTCGTACATGGCAGTGAGCCATCGAAGTGAAAACTAAAACCAAGAACCCTCAGCCTCAGATCATCGCCCCCGTAGATGCCGCTCAGTCTTCGTCTTTGCAAATGGCTTGTTGTCTGAAGGACGAGCTCCTCTGTTCCATCTGCCTCAGCATCTACCAGGACCCCGTCAGCTTTGGCTGCGAGCACTACTTCTGCAGGAAGTGCATCACCGAGCACTGGAGCAGAAAGGAGCTTCACGGAGTGCGAGACTGTCCTGAGTGCCGGAGGACCTTCGCCGACCCTCACCTCTCCCCGAGTCTCAAGTTGTCCAACATTGTGGAGCGCTACTCGGCCTTCCCACTGGACGCCATCCTTAACGCCCAGAGGAGCTCCTATCCCTGCAAGGACCA
It encodes:
- the tnfrsf1b gene encoding tumor necrosis factor receptor superfamily member 1B; translated protein: MKEILALLVLLFVRTTTPYGPDSDGRCRNKTTEYLVNNRCCKKCPPGQRLSQECSDTTESVCKQCDPNQYMEKWNYAQNCLPCRICRSDKGLQYVQNCSSTTRAGCVCKPGMYCNVEFDDPYCAECLKYSPCIAGFGVSVPGTAYSDVSCKRCPTGTFSDTRSFTDPCRPHTDCQGKAVVTQGNTVSDTLCEEGVVHSNLLQDTTKGYQPGTLFSTAGTIRSTVLAISDATLSVSATVSNEVFNHSTTSLPPYRPPGISLAAIVSGVIGILLLFIIIILVFLCKAVRCKDAEKFHPKVDANGNCERDKEITQSDLEETQLMCFTVTCPEQQSLLDKAGACSDYSQSSNCTDTLTGTDGGGSYDSIGPLQSTLALNNSYPAVSKPLTLISNTEPVTPQPSVPSESSSQPTSPQIISPLSANPQFNVNITFHIGNGSCGTPSVMPTHLTESDSHLPFGEEEESFSIPQQEDGKHPLRPVQASAS